From Drosophila nasuta strain 15112-1781.00 chromosome X, ASM2355853v1, whole genome shotgun sequence, one genomic window encodes:
- the LOC132796919 gene encoding E3 ubiquitin-protein ligase UBR1 isoform X2, with translation MDRYDMDDVVVAPPPEHDDGSYPLKEWRLKHQAGTLTRNDLIDYFKKESPKYFEFQNETETDDSNAPTLKCMFKESLAKEEIIDVMVEFMLGDNPATALEKLQLEGNTATVCGKVFKNGEPTYSCRECGVDPTCVLCVNCFKRSAHRFHKYKMSSSGGGGCCDCGDDEAWKRDQYCELHLANRKNPLESKIITNAVLERAEVCFSAILAFCVNYLQIEPNASLQCLDGELDGANFCTVLYNDESHTFDQVIQTLTKIAKCRHKDAMEIVAAIDREGRAVVKCDTFKECNDLKTAIENQMIPPSGMLTNPRHSQSLRTSVLNINSVACQQFALQLLSWFQEFLVRHYLFRKRFAQLVQQKNESFCIRLILEYDVKLWKTARTCWHRLLISGMLMEYENKMVLAQEFSRRYATIVQDFISDDHDHSFSIVSLSVQLFTVPSIAHHLIAQESILYKLLHTFYHVAIEKFIHNRRLHFSKNIASMAFFKRANYILYDLRYLLSLKPEVLSNKLRNGFIEGCKALMPVLNVMQGMESITRQMGQHMDYEPEWECAFNLHIKLASTISQVIEWAASDVTLLRKLYKKTVQALLSNNFIVGNEKVEPKTVAGHVADCLIYDVSTHPVSIHLPLSRFYAGIYLHLGAHDLTYDSLQAETEALNIKLTPREIIEPVLCTQAMIAQVAAGMWRRNGYSLLHQLYFYRNVRCRVEMLDRDIVCLQIGASLMESNEFLIHMLNKFNMIAWAQPNYEAELAQSTVDDEFMRQLSMTDEFLELLIVIIGERWMPGVSLVTEEDRLRKEIIQLLCIKSHSHSELSRALPDGNGGSNDSIIEDVINTVAVFKKPVGAESKGVYELKEHLYEDFNVYFYHYTKEDKSKAEELQRERRKNKNELVCCPPPMLPQLTPAFKSMANILQCNVFLSITTMIMDRALDAHSRSFTESHLQKVLHLLGFAIQEELSEYYPFLSFYERSQKYGVLEKLDELARCPRLEAHRDFVLWTIRRFKELQAKQAPNVSASTSSAASTSAGTSVETAQSDYQPLTSEQQARLEKEARSRLAAERRAKIMAQMQNAQKSFMKSNAEMFASTATEEGAAGAAGVATTSKPATESVMDWDDIPELGAAALIPEPAKTVACLGERRCASEIGEKWFKCILCFEDCCVSSSGSPLVSSAFLQTSRVIYSAPSVGGLKSALHVSCCGHVMHYNCWKEYYSSEETKELRRPQRNRVSLTQAQNVEFHCPYCRTLSNTVLPVSEALAKFSSPLMPAASTGAGAGASSENVLPLDCYVELMRTLASELAYIEHIWPATAAGTAAATTTTAASTSAASPSSALSPSSAAAAVGASPSLASSSSATSSSSPWSPWSPSSSRSSKMVSDDEWLNNIYPRSADILRRSNIIGDLMQFERSAQVVDKPLMHPNWIEMMGSFHKAMRNATQSQLQGQASKDSSSIAADIELDTVSLLWNTCSYTLQALEVYLYAIQKPLKAELPMRHQSCASNLVRACALYSSTLTVPQLRSQSQQGAKLLDTIFNQKGPSVLEWDCFRMLVQLNFMVPNLLVCASKAIVASGSMFDFYTLQTCFLANLTKAVICFDYDKEMAKHNDADVEDLLQQSTSTAAPAITMLQYVEQLPAKIKHNLAIFYIKNNMAARVRQFERDGRQREEYEEMELEMSGEDGGATTSTSATTLAGDCTPKHLAMLLEYVKRQQSSFLRCACLFYRCMTDVDFPDTFPTDQPDRFDLMCQYLGLEPQLGVYFDMESVYATMMQSFASHPYIRTELFERSVSKRQGNAPSSSSASSSEKESIALVPCQRPLPHLVTLYEDYSDLINSVSDIFCPNNEREEMKTPTMCLICGTILCGHSYCCQPELGKTNVGACTHHAHDCGAEVGIFLRIRDCQVVYLGRGKGCFVQPPYLDEYGETDQGLRRGNPLRLCKAAYDRIFLQWLGHNLHEEIARLNENASVAVTQWHHM, from the exons TGAAATGCATGTTCAAGGAGTCACTGGCCAAGGAGGAGATCATCGATGTTATGGTCGAGTTCATGCTCGGCGATAATCCGGCTACAGCGCTCGAGAAGCTGCAGCTCGAGGGCAACACGGCCACCGTGTGCGGCAAGGTGTTCAAGAATGGTGAACCCACCTACAGTTGTCGCGAGTGTGGCGTCGATCCCacttgtgtgctgtgtgtcaATTGCTTTAAGCGTTCGGCACATCGCTTTCACAAGTATAAAATGTCCAGTTCCGGCGGTGGTGGATGCTGTGATTGTGGCGACGACGAGGCCTGGAAGCGTGATCAATACTGTGAACTGCATTTG GCAAATCGCAAGAATCCCCTGGAAAGTAAGATCATAACAAACGCTGTGCTGGAACGTGCCGAGGTCTGTTTCAGTGCGATTCTGGCATTCTGTGTTAACTATCTGCAAATCGAACCGAATGCCAGTCTCCAGTGCCTCGATGGCGAACTGGATGGTGCCAATTTCTGTACGGTTCTGTATAACGATGAGTCGCACACGTTCGATCAGGTCATACAGACGCTGACAAAGATTGCCAAGTGCCGTCACAAGGATGCCATGGAGATTGTGGCCGCGATTGATCGCGAGGGTCGCGCCGTTGTCAAGTGTGATACGTTCAAGGAGTGCAACGACCTTAAGACGGCCATCGAGAATCAAATGATACCGCCATCCGGTATGCTGACGAATCCCCGGCATAGCCAATCGTTGCGCACATCGGTGCTGAACATCAATTCGGTGGCATGCCAGCAGTTTGCCCTGCAATTGCTCAGCTGGTTCCAGGAGTTCCTCGTCCGTCATTATCTATTTCGCAAGCGTTTCGCCCAGCTGGTGCAGCAGAAGAATGAATCGTTTTGCATACGGCTGATACTCGAGTACGATGTGAAACTGTGGAAGACGGCACGCACCTGCTGGCATCGTTTGCTCATCTCCGGCATGCTCATGGAGTACGAGAACAAAATGGTCTTGGCCCAGGAGTTCTCGCGACGCTATGCGACCATTGTCCAGGACTTTATCAGCGATGATCACGATCATTCGTTCTCAATTGTATCGCTCAGCGTGCAGCTCTTCACCGTGCCCAGCATTGCCCATCATCTGATCGCCCAGGAGAGCATTCTGTATAAGCTGCTGCACACGTTCTATCACGTGGCCATCGAGAAGTTCATACACAATCGCCGGCTACACTTTAGCAAGAACATTGCCAGCATGGCGTTCTTCAAGCGAGCCAATTACATACTCTACGATCTGCGTTATCTGCTCAGCCTGAAGCCGGAAGTGCTCAGCAACAAGTTGCGAAACGGTTTCATCGAAG GCTGCAAGGCGCTGATGCCGGTGCTGAATGTGATGCAGGGCATGGAGTCGATAACACGCCAGATGGGCCAGCATATGGACTACGAGCCGGAATGGGAGTGCGCCTTCAATTTGCACATTAAGCTCGCCTCGACCATATCGCAGGTGATCGAATGGGCGGCCAGCGATGTGACGCTGCTGCGCAAGCTCTACAAGAAGACGGTCCAAGCGCTGCTCAGCAACAATTTCATCGTGGGCAACGAGAAGGTCGAACCAAAGACCGTTGCCGGCCATGTGGCCGATTGTCTCATCTACGATGTGTCCACGCATCCCGTCTCGATACATTTGCCACTGTCGCGCTTCTATGCGGGCATCTATTTGCATCTGGGTGCCCACGATCTGACCTACGACAGTCTGCAGGCGGAAACTGAGGCGCTGAACATAAAGCTGACGCCGCGTGAGATTATTGAGCCGGTGCTCTGTACACAGGCGATGATAGCACAGGTCGCCGCTGGCATGTGGCGTCGCAATGGCTACTCGCTGCTGCATCAGTTGTATTTCTATCGCAATGTGCGGTGTCGTGTCGAGATGCTGGACAGAGATATTGTTTGCCTGCAGATTGGCGCCTCGCTGATGGAGAGCAACGAGTTTCTCATACACATGCTGAACAAATTCAATATGATCGCCTGGGCGCAGCCCAACTATGAGGCGGAGTTGGCGCAATCGACGGTCGACGATGAGTTTATGCGTCAGCTGTCCATGACCGATGAGTTCCTTGAGCTGCTGATTGTCATCATTGGCGAACGCTGGATGCCCGGCGTTTCGCTTGTCACCGAGGAGGATCGTCTGCGCAAGGAGATCATTCAGCTGCTCTGCATCAAGTCGCATTCACATTCGGAGCTATCGCGTGCCTTGCCCGATGGCAACGGCGGCAGCAATGACAGCATCATCGAGGATGTCATCAATACGGTCGCCGTGTTCAAGAAGCCCGTTGGGGCCGAGAGCAAGGGCGTCTACGAGCTGAAGGAGCATCTGTATGAGGACTTCAATGTCTACTTCTATCATTACACCAAGGAGGACAAGTCCAAGGCCGAGGAGTTGCAACGCGAACGTCGCAAGAACAAGAACGAACTCGTCTGTTGCCCGCCGCCAATGCTGCCACAACTAACACCGGCATTCAA ATCCATGGCGAACATCCTGCAGTGCAATGTGTTCCTGAGCATCACCACCATGATCATGGATCGTGCATTGGACGCTCACAGTCGCTCCTTTACCGAAAGTCACCTGCAAAAG GTGCTGCATCTGCTAGGCTTTGCCATTCAGGAGGAGCTCAGCGAGTACTATCCGTTCCTTAGTTTTTACGAGAGATCACAAAAATACGGTGTGCTGGAAAAACTGGATGAATTGGCGCGTTGTCCACGC TTGGAGGCGCATCGCGACTTTGTGCTGTGGACGATCAGGCGATTCAAGGAACTGCAGGCTAAACAAGCGCCCAATGTGAGCGCCAGCACATCGTCGGCAGCGAGCACCTCGGCGGGCACATCGGTGGAGACAGCGCAGAGCGACTATCAGCCACTCACCTCGGAGCAGCAGGCACGCCTCGAGAAGGAGGCGCGTTCACGTTTGGCCGCCGAGCGTCGGGCCAAGATCATGGCTCAAATGCAGAATGCTCAAAAGTCGTTTATGAAATCGAATGCCGAAATGTTTGCCAGCACCGCCACCGAAGAGGgcgctgctggtgctgctggaGTCGCCACTACCAGCAAGCCTGCAACGGAATCGGTGATGGACTGGGATGATATACCCGAGCTGGGCGCTGCCGCTTTAATACCCGAGCCAGCCAAGACGGTGGCGTGTTTGGGTGAACGACGCTGCGCCTCTGAGATCGGTGAAAAATGGTTCAAGTGCATACTGTGCTTTGAGGATTGCTGTGTGAGCAGCAGTGGATCGCCGTTGGTTAGCTCGGCATTTCTGCAGACATCGCGAGTGATTTACTCGGCGCCCAGCGTCGGTGGACTGAAGTCGGCGTTGCATGTGAGCTGCTGCGGTCATGTGATGCACTACAATTGCTGGAAGGAGTACTACAGCAGCGAGGAGACCAAGGAGCTGCGTCGGCCACAGCGCAATCGTGTCTCGCTCACCCAGGCACAGAACGTGGAGTTCCATTGTCCCTATTGTCGCACTCTCAGCAACACTGTGCTGCCGGTCAGCGAGGCGTTGGCCAAATTCTCGTCACCCCTAATGCCGGCTGCCTCAACGGGAGCAGGAGCGGGCGCCAGCTCAGAGAATGTGCTGCCCCTGGATTGCTATGTGGAACTCATGCGCACCTTGGCCAGCGAGCTGGCCTACATCGAGCACATTtggccagcaacagcagcaggaacagctgcagcaacaacaacaacagcagcatcaacatcagcagcatcacCATCGTCAGCGTTGTCACCgtcgtcagcagcagcagcagtaggaGCATCGCCATCGTtagcatcatcatcgtcggcaacgtcgtcgtcgtcaccgTGGTCCCCATGGTCGCCGTCATCGTCCAGGTCATCGAAGATGGTCAGCGATGACGAGTGGCTGAACAACATCTATCCCCGCAGCGCTGATATTCTGCGCAGATCGAACATCATTGGCGATTTGATGCAATTCGAACGCAGCGCCCAGGTCGTGGACAAGCCATTGATGCATCCCAACTGGATCGAGATGATGGGCTCCTTTCACAAGGCCATGCGCAATGCCACCCAAAGTCAGCTGCAGGGTCAGGCGAGCAAGGATTCGTCGTCCATAGCTGCCGATATCGAACTGGATACGGTGTCGCTGCTGTGGAACACTTGCAGCTACACATTGCAAGCCCTGGAAGTGTATCTGTATGCCATACAGAAGCCGCTCAAGGCGGAGCTGCCGATGCGGCATCAAAGCTGCGCCAGCAATCTGGTTCGCGCCTGTGCTCTCTACTCGTCGACGTTGACGGTGCCGCAGTTGCGCAGCCAGAGTCAACAGGGCGCCAAGCTGCTGGACACGATCTTCAATCAGAAGGGACCCAGCGTCCTTGAGTGGGATTGCTTCCGCATGCTCGTCCAGCTGAATTTCATGGTGCCCAATCTGCTGGTCTGTG CTTCGAAGGCGATCGTAGCGAGCGGCAGCATGTTTGATTTCTACACACTGCAAACGTGTTTCCTGGCCAACCTGACCAAGGCGGTGATTTGCTTTGACTACGACAAGGAGATGGCCAAGCACAATGACGCCGATGTCGAGGATCTGCTGCAGCAATCAACATCGACAGCGGCGCCAGCGATAACAATGCTGCAGTATGTGGAACAGCTGCCGGCGAAAATCAAGCACAACCTGGCCATATTCTACATTAAGAACAATATGGCAGCGCGTGTCCGTCAATTCGAGCGCGACGGACGCCAGCGTGAGGAGTACGAGGAGATGGAGCTGGAAATGAGCGGCGAGGATGGTGGGGCGacaacgtcaacgtcagcaACAACGCTTGCCGGCGATTGCACGCCAAAGCATCTGGCGATGCTGCTCGAGTATGTGAAGCGGCAGCAGAGCTCGTTCCTGCGTTGTGCTTGCCTCTTCTATCGCTGCATGACCGATGTCGATTTCCCCGACACGTTTCCCACCGATCAGCCGGATCGGTTTGATTTGATGTGCCAGTATCTGGGACTGGAGCCCCAGTTGGGCGTATACTTTGACATGGAGTCGGTGTATGCCACCATGATGCAGAGCTTTGCCTCGCATCCATACATTCGAACCGAGCTGTTCGAGCGTAGCGTTAGCAAACGTCAAGGTAACGccccatcgtcgtcgtcggcgtcgtcgtcAGAAAAGGAGTCGATAGCGTTAGTGCCGTGCCAGCGGCCGTTGCCGCATCTGGTCACACTGTACGAGGACTACAGTGATCTCATCAACAGCGTCTCGGACATCTTTTGTCCGAACAACGAGCGCGAGGAGATGAAAACACCAACGATGTGCCTGATATGCGGCACCATTCTCTGTGGCCATTCGTACTGCTGCCAACCGGAGCTGGGCAAAACGAATGTGGGCGCGTGCACGCACCACGCCCACGACTGTGGCGCCGAGGTGGGCATCTTTTTGCGCATACGCGACTGCCAGGTGGTCTATCTGGGCCGTGGCAAGGGATGCTTTGTGCAGCCACCGTATCTGGATGAGTACGGCGAGACGGATCAGGGCCTGAGGCGTGGCAATCCGCTGCGACTGTGCAAGGCCGCCTACGATCGCATCTTTCTGCAGTGGCTCGGACACAATCTGCACGAGGAGATTGCGCGTCTCAATGAGAATGCGAGCGTCGCCGTTACGCAGTGGCATCACATGTAG